Proteins found in one Candidatus Hydrogenedentota bacterium genomic segment:
- the xerD gene encoding site-specific tyrosine recombinase XerD, translating into MSNPRELETLLDTYLEAAVFEMGLSERTVAAYAADLRAYVSHLAARGVKSANAVDRAAVLDHLTTLRDAGLCARSITRHLSAIRRFHAFLHQERLSETNPLAGLDSLHLARTLPKNLSEQEIERMIAAVSPGDPDGIRNAAILELFYSCGLRISELATLPLRDVALAESLVRVRGKGSKVRLVPLGERAIARVQAWLRVRVEKQNVRSDTLFLSKHGKRMSRTSIWAIVKRYARLANISKNVSPHTLRHSFATHLLDHGADLRAVQEMLGHADIATTQIYTHVSAERLHRAHKEFHPRS; encoded by the coding sequence GTGTCGAACCCTAGGGAATTGGAAACGCTTCTCGATACTTACCTCGAAGCGGCCGTGTTCGAGATGGGCCTGAGCGAGAGGACGGTGGCCGCCTATGCGGCGGATCTGCGCGCCTATGTTTCGCATCTTGCGGCGCGTGGCGTCAAATCGGCCAACGCTGTGGATCGCGCGGCGGTGTTGGATCATTTGACGACCCTGCGCGACGCCGGCCTCTGTGCGCGATCCATAACCCGGCATTTGAGCGCCATCCGTCGTTTTCATGCCTTTCTGCACCAAGAACGGCTGTCGGAAACCAACCCCCTTGCCGGGCTCGATTCCCTGCATCTTGCCCGAACGCTTCCCAAAAATTTGTCCGAACAGGAAATCGAACGGATGATTGCCGCCGTGTCGCCCGGGGATCCGGACGGCATCCGCAATGCCGCCATTCTTGAACTTTTCTATTCCTGCGGCCTGCGCATCAGCGAATTGGCGACACTTCCCCTGCGTGACGTGGCCTTGGCCGAATCGCTTGTGCGGGTGCGCGGGAAAGGATCAAAAGTACGGCTGGTGCCCCTCGGCGAACGGGCGATTGCGCGGGTGCAGGCATGGCTGCGCGTGCGCGTGGAAAAGCAAAATGTCCGGAGTGACACGCTCTTCCTGTCCAAACACGGCAAGCGCATGAGCCGGACGAGCATCTGGGCCATCGTAAAACGTTATGCCCGCCTTGCGAACATTTCCAAAAACGTTTCGCCCCATACGCTGCGCCATTCCTTTGCGACGCATCTGCTTGACCATGGCGCCGATCTCCGGGCCGTGCAGGAAATGCTCGGCCATGCCGACATCGCCACCACGCAAATCTATACCCATGTCAGCGCCGAACGCCTTCACAGGGCCCACAAGGAATTTCATCCCCGGTCGTAG
- a CDS encoding OmpA family protein has protein sequence MKKMMVLTLAVALATLGGSAFAQGKVWDDLSWWGQSGATPAPVKDCTRSGYWWWPTEPKSNADDSELWGNRGVVYAQYTEKVEPPAPAPAPPPPAPPVKVSRQKPVFNHVLFDFDKSVLKPEGKAATDEVIKSLKEHEKDTVLIEGHTCNIGAADYNMGLGQRRADSVKKYMIEQGIAESRITTKSFGLTQPAVPNDTPEHRKLNRRAVFDITVVD, from the coding sequence ATGAAAAAAATGATGGTGTTGACGCTGGCGGTTGCCTTGGCAACCCTTGGCGGCTCTGCGTTTGCGCAGGGGAAAGTGTGGGACGATCTGTCGTGGTGGGGTCAGAGCGGGGCAACACCGGCTCCGGTGAAGGATTGCACGCGTTCCGGTTATTGGTGGTGGCCGACGGAACCCAAGTCGAACGCCGATGATTCGGAACTGTGGGGCAACCGCGGCGTAGTGTACGCCCAGTACACCGAGAAGGTCGAGCCTCCGGCGCCCGCGCCCGCACCGCCGCCGCCTGCTCCGCCGGTCAAGGTAAGCCGCCAGAAACCGGTCTTCAATCACGTGCTGTTCGATTTTGACAAGTCCGTGCTGAAGCCGGAAGGTAAAGCCGCGACGGATGAAGTGATCAAGAGCCTTAAAGAACACGAGAAAGACACCGTGCTTATCGAAGGTCACACGTGCAACATCGGCGCCGCGGACTACAACATGGGTCTGGGCCAGCGCCGCGCGGATTCCGTGAAGAAGTACATGATCGAGCAGGGCATTGCCGAATCCCGCATCACGACGAAGAGCTTCGGCCTGACCCAGCCGGCCGTGCCGAACGACACCCCCGAGCACCGCAAGCTGAATCGTCGCGCGGTATTTGACATTACCGTCGTGGATTGA
- a CDS encoding amino acid-binding protein: MLIHQLSLFLENKPGRLIEPCRALAEAGVNIATLSLADTRQFGILRLIVNDWQKGKEALEQAGFVVSVTEVVATEIADRPGGLADVLEIIEKGRINIEYMYAFASRSNNKAVLVFRFDKPAAAVELLCAKGVNVIGVEDDEPDEH; the protein is encoded by the coding sequence ATGTTGATTCATCAGTTGTCGTTGTTTTTGGAAAACAAGCCCGGTCGCCTGATCGAACCGTGCCGGGCCTTGGCGGAGGCCGGTGTCAATATCGCAACGCTGTCGCTGGCGGACACCCGGCAGTTCGGCATCCTGCGGCTGATTGTCAACGATTGGCAAAAGGGCAAGGAGGCGCTCGAACAGGCGGGATTCGTCGTGTCCGTCACGGAAGTCGTTGCCACAGAAATCGCGGACCGGCCCGGCGGACTGGCCGATGTGCTTGAAATCATCGAAAAAGGCCGCATCAACATCGAATACATGTACGCCTTTGCGTCCCGCAGCAACAACAAGGCCGTGCTTGTGTTCCGGTTCGATAAACCCGCCGCCGCCGTCGAACTCCTGTGCGCAAAAGGTGTGAATGTAATCGGCGTCGAAGACGACGAACCCGACGAGCATTGA
- a CDS encoding phenylacetate--CoA ligase has translation MHGFAHDAGGVFHPASAPDFLPPAQLRALQLHRLQVIVKRAYDHVALFRARMDERGVKPEHIQSLQDVALLPFTVKADLRDTYPFGLFASPMSEVVRLHASSGTTGKPIVVAYTQEDIRVWASVMVRSFAACGLGRGDIIQNAYGYGLFTGGLGAHYGAEALGATVIPVSGGNTDRQIMIMQDFGVTAICCTPSYFLHLIERAGEMGVDLRKLPLKAGVFGAEPWTEDMRRRIEPAAGIKAFDIYGLSEIIGPGVANECMHQAGPHIFEDHFLAEIIHPETLEVLPDGEEGELVLTTLSKWAMPMIRYRTRDITALDAEPCRCGRTIRRIRRIGRRSDDMFIIRGVNVFPSQIEAALLKAEGTLPHYQIVLTRDKGLDHVEVQVEVTAEVFSDTVGALERLRTQIGQAIEHILGIRVQVTLVQPRTIQRSEGKAKRVIDKRRI, from the coding sequence GTGCACGGATTCGCTCATGATGCCGGGGGGGTGTTCCATCCCGCCAGCGCGCCGGATTTTCTGCCGCCGGCGCAGTTGCGGGCGTTGCAATTGCACCGGCTTCAAGTCATTGTCAAGCGGGCGTACGATCATGTGGCGCTGTTCCGCGCCCGAATGGACGAACGCGGCGTCAAGCCGGAACATATCCAATCCCTGCAAGATGTCGCCCTTTTGCCGTTCACGGTCAAGGCCGACCTTCGCGACACCTATCCCTTTGGACTTTTCGCCAGCCCGATGAGCGAAGTGGTGCGCCTCCATGCATCGAGCGGCACGACCGGCAAGCCGATTGTCGTGGCTTACACGCAGGAGGATATCCGCGTGTGGGCCAGCGTGATGGTGCGATCGTTCGCGGCCTGTGGACTGGGCCGTGGCGACATCATCCAGAACGCCTACGGTTACGGATTGTTTACGGGCGGACTCGGCGCGCACTACGGCGCGGAGGCCCTGGGCGCGACGGTCATACCGGTTTCCGGCGGCAACACGGATCGCCAGATTATGATTATGCAGGATTTCGGCGTTACGGCGATCTGCTGCACGCCGAGTTATTTCCTTCACCTGATCGAACGGGCCGGCGAAATGGGCGTTGACCTTCGCAAACTGCCCCTGAAGGCCGGCGTTTTCGGAGCGGAGCCGTGGACCGAGGACATGCGCCGGCGCATCGAACCCGCGGCGGGCATCAAGGCGTTCGATATTTACGGCTTGTCCGAGATTATCGGGCCGGGCGTCGCCAACGAGTGCATGCACCAGGCCGGCCCGCACATTTTCGAGGACCATTTTTTGGCCGAGATTATCCATCCGGAAACACTCGAAGTCCTGCCGGACGGCGAGGAAGGGGAACTGGTGCTGACGACGCTCAGCAAATGGGCCATGCCGATGATCCGGTACCGGACACGCGACATTACCGCGCTCGATGCCGAACCCTGCCGGTGCGGGCGCACCATCCGGCGCATCCGGCGCATCGGACGCCGAAGCGACGACATGTTCATCATCCGCGGCGTCAACGTGTTTCCATCGCAAATCGAGGCCGCGCTGCTGAAAGCCGAAGGCACGTTGCCGCACTATCAAATCGTCCTGACGCGCGACAAGGGACTCGATCACGTCGAAGTGCAGGTCGAAGTCACCGCCGAAGTCTTCAGCGACACGGTGGGTGCGCTCGAACGGCTTCGCACGCAGATCGGCCAGGCCATCGAACACATCCTGGGCATCCGCGTGCAGGTGACGCTCGTGCAGCCGCGCACGATTCAGCGCAGCGAGGGAAAGGCAAAACGCGTGATTGACAAGCGGCGGATCTGA
- a CDS encoding Gfo/Idh/MocA family oxidoreductase, whose translation MMNRQGKRQGAHNKGCSRRDFLRKTVAAAGGAAAFPYLIPPSVLGADGSVAPSNRVVIGCIGTGSQGTGNMRSFLEHGKRVQVVAVCDVDRSRRLAAKKIVDDRYGNTDCAEYNDFRELLARTDLDAVSIALPDHWHAIPAIAAARRGLDIYAEKPLSLTIEGGRAMCDAVHHFGRVWQTGSWQRSQQHFRFACELVRNGRIGTVHTVEVGLPTGPSIEPQPPMPVPDGFDYDFWLGPAPEAPYTEKRCHWNFRWILDYSGGQLTDWAAHHCDIANWGMGTEYTGPVEVEGTGEYPREGLYNAATNYRFTCKYAPGASPVAPDGFTMIVSNKNRGGALWKGTEGWVWVDRGGIDAEPKSLLQTKWGPNDIHLYKSLDHMDNFLDCIKSRAQTITPIEVAHRAITIAHLGNIAMQLGRKIKWDPVAERIIGDDEADRKRMRAMRAPWHLA comes from the coding sequence ATGATGAACCGACAGGGCAAACGGCAGGGCGCGCACAACAAAGGTTGCAGCCGGCGCGACTTCCTCAGAAAAACGGTTGCGGCGGCGGGCGGCGCGGCAGCATTTCCTTATCTTATTCCTCCGTCGGTCCTCGGCGCGGATGGTTCGGTGGCGCCGAGCAACCGGGTGGTGATCGGCTGCATCGGCACGGGCAGCCAAGGCACGGGCAACATGCGCAGTTTCTTGGAACATGGGAAACGCGTGCAGGTCGTGGCCGTGTGCGACGTGGACCGTTCGCGCCGTCTCGCGGCCAAGAAAATCGTGGATGATCGCTACGGAAACACGGACTGCGCGGAGTACAACGATTTCCGTGAATTATTGGCGCGGACCGATCTCGACGCGGTGTCCATCGCCCTGCCGGACCATTGGCATGCGATTCCCGCGATAGCCGCAGCGCGGCGCGGCCTGGACATCTACGCCGAGAAACCGCTTTCACTGACGATCGAGGGAGGCCGCGCGATGTGCGACGCGGTCCATCATTTCGGGCGCGTGTGGCAAACGGGCAGTTGGCAGCGATCGCAGCAGCATTTCCGGTTTGCCTGCGAACTGGTGCGCAACGGCCGTATCGGCACGGTGCACACGGTCGAGGTCGGCCTGCCGACGGGACCCAGCATTGAGCCGCAGCCGCCGATGCCCGTACCGGATGGCTTCGATTACGACTTCTGGCTGGGACCGGCTCCCGAGGCCCCCTATACCGAAAAGCGTTGCCACTGGAATTTCCGCTGGATTCTCGACTATTCGGGCGGCCAATTGACCGACTGGGCCGCGCACCATTGCGATATCGCGAATTGGGGCATGGGCACGGAGTATACCGGCCCGGTAGAAGTCGAGGGAACGGGGGAATATCCCCGGGAAGGGCTGTACAACGCCGCAACGAATTACCGGTTCACGTGCAAGTATGCGCCGGGGGCGTCGCCCGTGGCGCCGGACGGTTTCACGATGATCGTGTCCAACAAAAACCGGGGCGGCGCATTATGGAAAGGCACGGAAGGCTGGGTATGGGTGGACCGGGGCGGCATTGACGCGGAACCGAAGTCGCTGCTGCAAACCAAGTGGGGGCCCAACGACATCCATTTGTACAAGAGCCTGGATCACATGGACAATTTTTTGGACTGCATCAAGTCGCGCGCGCAGACGATTACGCCGATCGAAGTCGCCCACCGGGCAATCACGATTGCGCATTTGGGCAATATCGCAATGCAACTCGGACGTAAAATTAAATGGGATCCCGTCGCGGAACGCATTATCGGCGACGACGAGGCTGATCGAAAACGGATGCGCGCGATGCGCGCGCCGTGGCATTTGGCGTGA
- a CDS encoding Gfo/Idh/MocA family oxidoreductase codes for MRDNCVTRRGFLKRSAMAALFPAIVPSSVLGADGNVAPSNRIGMGFIGVGKLGRESHVEAFKRRPDVQVIAVCDVETGRLEKAKNAVESHYANQSDRANYKGCALYRDFRELLARPDIDAVCIATPDHWHAIPAILAAKAGKDIYCEKPMTRFIADGRAVVDAVRRYGRVFQTGSQQRSEYDNYFSRAAELVRNKVIGDLTSIDIGIGGFPIDTHSLPPEPAPPTLDWDAWLGPAPWRPYSSELCPMNFPGFPNWRSYRDYAGGGFSDFGAHHFDIAQWALDMDGSGPVEVIPPDGKDVKRMTFLYANGLPMYHGGEADCVFHGTKGKIMVSRGFLRADPPQLLQAKLGPGDVRLCRHRDHRTDFLECVKTRERCIADVEAGHRTSTICQLGNISHQLNRRLKWDPVAERFIGDDEANRLLSRPDRSPWET; via the coding sequence ATGCGGGACAATTGCGTGACCCGGCGGGGATTTTTGAAACGGTCGGCCATGGCGGCACTGTTTCCGGCGATCGTGCCCTCGTCTGTTTTGGGCGCGGACGGGAACGTCGCGCCAAGCAACCGAATCGGCATGGGATTCATCGGCGTGGGCAAACTGGGCCGCGAATCGCACGTCGAGGCATTCAAGCGCCGTCCGGATGTCCAGGTGATCGCCGTGTGCGATGTCGAGACGGGACGTCTTGAAAAGGCAAAGAATGCGGTCGAATCGCATTATGCCAACCAGAGCGACCGCGCGAACTACAAGGGATGCGCCCTGTATCGCGACTTCCGCGAACTGCTGGCGCGCCCGGATATTGACGCGGTTTGCATTGCAACCCCCGATCACTGGCACGCGATCCCGGCGATTCTGGCCGCCAAGGCCGGCAAGGACATTTACTGCGAAAAGCCGATGACGCGCTTCATCGCCGACGGCCGCGCGGTGGTTGACGCGGTGCGGCGCTACGGACGCGTGTTTCAGACCGGAAGCCAGCAGCGTTCCGAATACGACAATTACTTTTCCCGGGCGGCGGAACTCGTGCGCAACAAGGTCATCGGCGATCTAACCAGCATTGATATCGGCATCGGCGGATTTCCGATAGACACCCACAGCCTGCCGCCGGAACCGGCGCCGCCGACGCTCGATTGGGACGCATGGCTGGGTCCCGCGCCGTGGCGGCCGTACAGTTCCGAGTTGTGCCCGATGAACTTCCCCGGATTTCCGAACTGGCGAAGCTACCGCGATTACGCGGGCGGCGGGTTCAGCGATTTCGGCGCGCACCATTTCGACATTGCGCAGTGGGCGCTCGACATGGATGGCAGCGGACCGGTTGAGGTCATCCCTCCGGACGGCAAGGACGTCAAGCGCATGACGTTCCTCTACGCCAACGGTCTGCCGATGTATCACGGCGGCGAGGCAGACTGCGTGTTTCATGGCACGAAAGGCAAGATTATGGTGAGCCGCGGGTTTCTGCGCGCGGATCCGCCGCAACTCCTTCAGGCGAAATTGGGGCCGGGCGATGTGCGCCTGTGCCGACACCGCGATCATCGCACGGATTTTCTGGAGTGTGTGAAAACGCGGGAGCGTTGCATCGCTGACGTCGAGGCCGGACACCGGACTTCGACGATATGCCAGTTGGGGAATATTAGCCATCAATTGAACCGGCGGTTGAAATGGGACCCCGTGGCGGAGCGATTCATCGGCGACGACGAAGCCAACCGGTTGTTGTCGCGCCCGGATCGCAGTCCGTGGGAAACTTGA
- a CDS encoding HEAT repeat domain-containing protein produces the protein MRRKSVMGFMAGAWVLGLWLPAVCFAQAASLDDALKAVPSYEFGQSRECLTVVSDAVRDSQGNAEARKDLQNRLLAILKGKATLDAKQFACRELSLFADESAVPVLAGMLGSKETSDMARYALERIPGEAADKALLNALAGAKGMVKIGIVNSLGVRRCEAAVKALAPLATDKDKAVAEAALAALGRIGGEKAVNALDGVKKGLAPELGCAWADAYLLCADKMRAAGDNAGAAKRYEAIFNSEKAANLRVAAFNGRVAALGDAGLPLVVEALTGADTFLRAAALPFVRNFKGSAATEAFAGAMGKLDGVGQALLLAALADRGDPAALGAVNAAAKSGDHGVRVAALAATGKLGGAASVPDLAKAATSADKAEKDAARGSLDQLRGTDVDDAIVAEIKKGDAAVRTELIRSLGARNAMATVPVLLETAKDADEGVRAESFKTLGVLAGEKDVPALVELLISVQGDNARREAEKAVVAASKTIADETRQSDGVLAALPKAKSQTAKASFYTVLGQIGANSGLDAVSKAANKKDEAGEAALRALAGWPKAEALDPVMALVKKNAKDEVRRVVAMRGALRLLELPGKPAEAKLDAYAQLMKLAAKPDEKKMVLGGLGGMSGPGALALVEPCLAVEELQKEAALAAEKIKINGYKATASANAGEAPKAFDGKPDTRWHSGAAQKPDMSYTLDLGAEYEVSKITLDCSASAGDYPRGYKVFVSNDKSNWGDVVAEGKGAGPVTEIAFTPKTGQHIHIVQTGSDEKNVWSINELKVETKSVAKKK, from the coding sequence ATGAGACGCAAGAGTGTAATGGGTTTCATGGCGGGCGCATGGGTGCTGGGGTTGTGGTTGCCCGCGGTGTGTTTCGCGCAGGCGGCTTCGCTGGACGATGCGCTGAAGGCCGTGCCGTCGTATGAATTCGGCCAGAGCCGCGAATGCTTGACGGTCGTGTCCGACGCCGTGCGGGATTCACAGGGCAATGCCGAGGCGCGCAAGGATCTGCAAAACAGGCTGCTGGCCATCCTGAAGGGCAAGGCGACGCTCGACGCGAAGCAGTTTGCCTGCCGGGAACTGTCTCTTTTCGCCGACGAGTCGGCGGTTCCCGTTCTGGCGGGCATGCTCGGCTCCAAAGAGACATCCGACATGGCCCGTTACGCCCTCGAACGCATTCCGGGCGAAGCGGCGGACAAGGCGCTGCTCAACGCGCTGGCCGGCGCAAAGGGCATGGTGAAAATCGGCATCGTGAACTCGCTTGGGGTACGGCGATGCGAAGCGGCGGTCAAGGCGCTGGCGCCCTTGGCCACCGACAAAGACAAGGCCGTCGCGGAAGCCGCGCTGGCGGCGTTGGGCCGCATTGGCGGGGAAAAGGCCGTAAATGCGCTGGATGGCGTAAAGAAGGGGCTTGCGCCGGAATTGGGCTGCGCATGGGCGGACGCCTATTTGTTGTGCGCGGACAAAATGCGCGCGGCGGGCGACAATGCCGGCGCCGCGAAACGGTACGAGGCAATTTTCAACAGTGAAAAAGCGGCGAACCTGCGCGTGGCGGCGTTCAACGGGCGTGTCGCGGCATTGGGCGACGCGGGTCTTCCGCTGGTTGTCGAAGCGTTGACCGGCGCGGACACGTTCCTTCGCGCGGCCGCACTCCCCTTTGTGCGCAATTTCAAAGGATCGGCGGCCACGGAAGCCTTTGCGGGCGCCATGGGCAAACTCGATGGCGTGGGGCAGGCGCTTTTGCTGGCGGCGCTGGCGGATCGCGGTGACCCGGCGGCGCTGGGTGCGGTGAATGCCGCCGCCAAGAGCGGCGATCACGGCGTCCGCGTGGCGGCGCTGGCGGCCACGGGCAAACTGGGCGGTGCGGCCTCGGTGCCGGATTTGGCCAAGGCGGCAACCTCGGCGGACAAGGCCGAGAAGGACGCCGCCCGCGGCAGTCTCGATCAACTGCGCGGCACGGATGTGGACGACGCCATCGTGGCCGAGATAAAGAAGGGCGACGCGGCTGTTCGCACGGAACTGATCCGCAGTCTGGGTGCGCGCAATGCGATGGCCACGGTTCCCGTGCTGCTTGAAACGGCCAAGGATGCCGATGAAGGCGTCCGCGCCGAATCGTTCAAGACGCTGGGCGTTCTGGCCGGCGAGAAGGATGTTCCGGCGCTGGTCGAGTTGCTGATTTCGGTGCAGGGCGACAACGCGCGCCGGGAAGCCGAAAAGGCCGTCGTCGCCGCGTCCAAGACCATTGCCGACGAAACGAGACAGTCGGATGGTGTCCTTGCGGCGCTGCCGAAAGCCAAATCGCAGACGGCCAAAGCCTCTTTTTATACCGTTCTGGGCCAGATCGGCGCGAACAGCGGCCTTGATGCCGTTTCCAAGGCCGCCAACAAGAAGGATGAAGCCGGCGAAGCGGCCCTTCGCGCCTTGGCAGGTTGGCCGAAGGCCGAAGCGCTTGATCCCGTCATGGCCCTCGTGAAAAAGAACGCGAAAGACGAAGTTCGCCGCGTGGTGGCCATGCGCGGCGCGTTGCGCCTGCTCGAATTGCCCGGGAAACCGGCCGAAGCCAAACTGGACGCCTATGCGCAACTTATGAAACTCGCCGCAAAACCCGACGAAAAGAAAATGGTGCTGGGTGGTCTCGGCGGCATGAGCGGACCGGGCGCATTGGCGCTGGTCGAGCCGTGCCTGGCCGTCGAAGAATTGCAGAAGGAAGCGGCGCTGGCCGCAGAAAAAATCAAGATCAACGGCTACAAGGCGACCGCCTCGGCCAATGCCGGCGAGGCGCCGAAAGCATTCGACGGCAAGCCGGATACCCGCTGGCATTCGGGCGCGGCCCAAAAGCCGGATATGTCCTACACGCTCGATTTGGGCGCCGAGTACGAGGTGAGCAAGATTACGCTCGACTGCTCGGCGTCGGCGGGCGACTATCCGCGGGGCTACAAGGTGTTCGTGTCGAACGACAAGTCCAACTGGGGCGATGTGGTGGCCGAAGGCAAAGGCGCCGGTCCCGTAACCGAGATTGCCTTCACACCGAAGACCGGACAGCACATCCATATTGTCCAGACCGGCTCGGATGAGAAAAACGTCTGGTCCATCAATGAGTTGAAAGTAGAGACGAAATCCGTGGCAAAGAAAAAATAA
- a CDS encoding DUF1080 domain-containing protein, with amino-acid sequence MYKMMVVIGVAIVLSAPFAGAQEIEAPEGFVPLFNGKDLTGWKGLVADPEKRAKMSPDELAAAQKAADEKMRAHWRVENGVLVFDGKGDSLCTAKDYGDFELLVDWKIEKGGDSGIYLRGSPQVQIWDPASNPVGSGGLYNNQKNPSNPIKCADKPVGEWNTFRIRMIGDKVTVYLNDVLVVDNVTMENYWDRNKPIYPTGQIELQNHGSSLYFRNIFIKELPGRASEK; translated from the coding sequence ATGTACAAAATGATGGTGGTGATTGGAGTGGCGATTGTCTTGTCGGCGCCATTCGCGGGAGCACAGGAAATCGAAGCGCCCGAAGGATTCGTGCCGTTGTTTAACGGCAAGGATTTGACCGGCTGGAAAGGTTTGGTTGCCGATCCGGAAAAACGGGCCAAAATGAGTCCCGACGAACTGGCCGCAGCCCAAAAAGCCGCCGACGAAAAGATGCGCGCTCATTGGCGTGTCGAAAACGGTGTGCTGGTGTTCGACGGGAAGGGCGACAGCCTTTGCACGGCAAAGGATTATGGCGATTTTGAGTTGCTGGTTGACTGGAAGATTGAAAAGGGCGGCGACAGCGGGATCTATCTGCGCGGTTCTCCACAGGTTCAAATCTGGGATCCGGCATCCAATCCGGTGGGTTCGGGCGGCCTTTACAACAACCAGAAAAATCCCAGCAACCCCATCAAATGCGCCGACAAACCCGTGGGCGAATGGAACACGTTTCGCATCAGGATGATCGGCGACAAAGTGACGGTGTATCTCAACGACGTGCTGGTCGTGGACAACGTCACAATGGAGAACTATTGGGATCGCAACAAGCCCATTTACCCAACAGGCCAGATAGAGTTGCAAAACCACGGGTCCTCGTTGTATTTCCGCAACATTTTCATCAAGGAGTTGCCGGGCCGTGCGTCTGAAAAATAA
- a CDS encoding Gfo/Idh/MocA family oxidoreductase — protein MRLKNKDLSRRTFLKAAAAAAAPYLVPGRALGRDGATSPGNRITLACIGVNGMGTADMNAFLALGDVQVVAVCDVETRHRMRAKERVEAHYAAEKASGAYKGCDAYNDFREIIARTDIDAVCIGTPDHWHVPISIMAAKSGKDVYCEKPLSRCIGEGRLLCETFKRHGRVFQTGTQLRSTRNVRYACELVRNGRIGKLHTIRTFVPSGSAIAPQPVMPVPEGFDYDLWLGPAPWAPYTEKRCHFSFRYISDYAGGVMTDLGAHDNDIAQWGNDTEHTGPVEIEGKGEFPKDGLYDTAMKLKVHYRYANGIELICSTDPNPQGTGVRFEGSDGWIYVRGEMDASDPAILKSDIGPNEVHLYDSNNHQRNFVDCMRSRKETIASAEIGHRSSSICHLGNIAMKLGRKLRWNPDKEEFVDDPEANRLLWAPVRAPWIVA, from the coding sequence GTGCGTCTGAAAAATAAGGATCTCTCGCGCCGGACCTTTCTAAAGGCCGCGGCCGCCGCCGCCGCGCCGTACCTTGTTCCGGGCCGCGCCTTGGGACGCGACGGCGCAACCTCGCCGGGCAACCGCATTACGCTGGCGTGCATCGGTGTCAACGGCATGGGCACGGCGGACATGAACGCGTTCCTGGCTCTCGGCGACGTTCAGGTCGTGGCCGTGTGCGATGTCGAAACCCGCCACCGCATGCGCGCCAAGGAACGGGTCGAGGCGCATTATGCCGCGGAAAAGGCTTCGGGCGCCTACAAGGGCTGCGACGCCTACAACGATTTCCGCGAAATAATCGCACGCACGGACATTGACGCGGTGTGCATCGGCACGCCGGATCATTGGCACGTGCCCATTTCCATCATGGCGGCGAAATCGGGCAAGGACGTCTATTGCGAAAAACCGCTGTCGCGCTGCATCGGCGAAGGCCGCCTGCTGTGCGAGACTTTCAAGCGGCATGGCCGCGTATTCCAGACGGGCACGCAGTTGCGATCGACACGCAACGTGCGCTACGCCTGCGAACTCGTGCGCAACGGCCGCATCGGCAAGTTGCACACGATACGCACCTTCGTGCCCTCCGGCAGCGCGATCGCGCCCCAGCCGGTAATGCCCGTTCCGGAAGGGTTTGACTACGATCTATGGCTGGGTCCCGCACCATGGGCCCCTTATACCGAAAAGCGCTGCCATTTCAGTTTCCGGTACATCTCGGATTACGCGGGCGGCGTGATGACGGACCTCGGCGCGCACGACAACGACATCGCGCAATGGGGCAACGACACCGAGCATACGGGCCCCGTCGAAATCGAAGGGAAAGGCGAGTTTCCCAAAGACGGCCTCTACGACACGGCCATGAAACTCAAGGTCCATTACCGTTACGCCAATGGCATCGAATTGATCTGTTCGACCGATCCCAATCCGCAGGGAACGGGCGTACGCTTCGAGGGATCGGACGGATGGATTTATGTCCGCGGAGAGATGGACGCGAGCGATCCGGCCATTCTCAAATCCGACATCGGGCCCAACGAGGTCCATCTGTACGACAGCAACAACCATCAACGGAATTTCGTGGATTGCATGCGTTCCCGAAAGGAAACCATCGCCTCGGCGGAAATCGGCCACCGTTCGTCGTCCATTTGCCATCTCGGCAACATCGCGATGAAACTCGGCCGGAAACTGCGCTGGAATCCGGACAAAGAGGAATTCGTGGACGATCCCGAAGCGAACCGGTTGCTTTGGGCGCCGGTGCGCGCGCCGTGGATCGTGGCATAA